TATTACGTAGTTTCACAAAAAGTGTAACGTACCAAACATGTTGccatcaagtctctctcacactatTGTTAATAGCTACCGTTTATCTCGAAGGTGAGAACTCCATACAGCACTTTACATAAgaatgttattatattttatttcagatCATAACTACTCGATAGGTAGCCGATTAGTTACTTTGTTCCATTGTAATATACTGTTTTTGGGTGTATTATTTCCAGAAGCTgggaatggattaatttgtgtttagttattttatataagaagATTTGATTTGAGATTTGAAAGGTTTGACATATTAGCGTTTCTCGGAAtacattaagctcgtatgtcaaggtatgaccgCAGTTCATATTCTCTTAGTTTGTGACATACTAAAATGCAAGTAGGCCAACTATCATGTAAACATCTGGATCAACCTGCAATGCTAACTGCACAGGTATATCTAATACCACTCTGTACGTCTTTACTTCAACTTTGTTAACATTATGATCAGCCACACAAAATAGAAACTGATTTATTATGAGTCTGGTCTACTCTCATCTTGCAGGTACTAGACAACCATGTCATTAACTATGTGCCACCTGGAGATTTTGCAAGGTCAGCTATATTTCAGCCTAAGTTCAAAAACAAAGGCTATGGATATTGTGTAGTTGGAGCCATTAGCGCCTCTCCACTTGAGGTTTGTGCGAAGATGTGTTCAATGTTTGTTGAAGCCATTTTGTGTTCTATAAGATGAAACATGCTGTGAAATCAATGTTCACCACAGACATCTTGAGGTTATTCTACTCTTTACAGTTTTCAGAAGAGTACAACCAGCTGTTTACCAAAAGCGGAGTCCTGCCAAAAagaaaattaacaaaatttgtTGTAACAGAGGATGCAGCCATTGCTCCAGGTATAGTTCTTTTCTTTCAATGATATATTCATATAGTTATTAAGTTTATATACAgggatagtgtagcaacacccaTATGCGTCGCCAGTGTCGAAGTGCCAAGCTGGACTGACAAGTAGATTATGTTTTATGGGTACTTTAATAGAGCAATTGTTGTTAGATGCGTTATGTCACTGCATACGTCCGCATATGAAGCAAAAGGAAAACAATACCCATGCGCACACAGGTATGACGCTGTTGGCAGCCGTTTCCATGGTTTAAAAATGGCACATTAAATGGTGTTCCACTTATAAACGATCACACTGAATCAGGACAGAATCTGAGTGACACGAATGTTCTCATGATGGCATTGCCATATGGGGGTGTGTAGCTACGctatcactgtatggaaacttagtaaagcctggttcccatatatgtcgcaaagcaccggcgccagcaccgcaggctattgcggtaaaatgtgaacctacacgcGTGGTACTGCCGgcagtcaacgcaagagtttagcgctgttcaaatttcgtgAAAAGCCGCAGGCATAACCTTCCTGAGTCAGGAGTAACGAGTCTTCATTCTTTAGGGAAAGTTTTAGTTCTACGTTTTCTTCAAGAAAAACTCACTTAGTGAAATGTTCGAAAGGGGAAGCTTTTTTGCATGACCTTGCTataaccttcctgaaatgcactgtataggtgaaggtcaccattatcgaaacagcgtggcgagcgaacattttatgtgattatgcgattatgtttagcgatgcagtttatatgtgaacagaagccgcaGAGCCTAGCGTCACAAGCGTTTTTCTGCACAAGTTACCGCCGAAGTCTCGCAATCgctatgaaaaccaggctttactCAGCCATCAAATGCTATGCCGTAAATACATTCGTAAACATTTCTGTGTGATTTCaattaattaattcaaattGATTCAAATTTATTAATCTTCCAAATCTCcgagatttatttatttaaagttttgacgCACTAATTTCTTTTTTATATCCTTTCAAAGTTTATTGCAAACAACAAAATGAGTTTTCTTCACCAGTTGGATGGTGAATGAATTCTCTGTGTTTTTGACATCTACaactaaattatttatctgCACTTATTCCTATTCATGGTTATGGCAGGTACTCCATTAAGTGCTCAGCATTTCAGAGTGGGTGACTACATGGATATCCAAGCACGAACGTAAGTGTTAAAGGCTAAATACATTTACTATTTGCGCCTTTAGTGAACAAACAGCAACATGGATTGTTAACTGCGAGAAGTTTGATTATTTGCTgtacatactatatacatgtacaggtatACTCACCGTATCAAATTGTGTCCTGCACAGGGTTGAGATGGGCTTTCAGGGAGTCTGCACAAGATGGGGTATGAAAGGTGGTAGAGCTAGTCATGGGGTGACGAAAGCGCACAGGAGGATGGGAAGTATGGGAGGAGGTGGAGTAAGTACATGTCATGCGCACTATCTTTCACTGCTGATTGCCTTGATAGTGTTTTCCAGTATACATTGTAAAGTTTGAGTAGATATTTGACTCTGAACCTTTGCACCTCATGAGATACTGCATATGATGTTCAACAGTTCTTGAAGGATTGCAGCttcataaataaaactaaagaATATGCATGCGAGTGTTAATAGTGTAACtttgaaaatataataaatagtcAAGCTAAGTAAATTTTAACTTACCTAGTTTCAGTTGAGTAAGTAAAAGTGTAAGCTACAATGCGCCTCTCCGTCAGCACCTCTACTTCTGAACCTACACTTTGTGTGTCTCCCAGATCAAGTAGTCAAAAAAGCTTAATTAATTAAAGTGTTCTTTTTTGCGGATTTTTagaatgcatttgttttattgctatgtgtaataacttttagtatttatcaAGGTGTTATTGTAGGTTTTTAACTGTGTGACGGATTAATGGAATTTCTTTGTAATCTTATTGCAAAGCTTGATCCAACATATGATGACTGTTTTAACATATGAAGCcctgaaatgaattaaattcACTTGTATTTGGTTTGACAGTATGTAGTAGCCAAATAATTAGCTCTTAGTTTTGATTTATCATTCACCAGTTCATgcgttttaaaaaaaatcaatttactttcataattatgtttttttctATAATGGATTACTTGAGTGTGGCCCACTGCATGCTGAGTAATTCACTGCATGGTTACATGAATCGCTTTATGCAGGATAAAGGTGGTGTCTGGAGAGGAAAGAAGATGCCTGGACACATGGGCAGTGCCTGGACTTATCACAGATCTCTACAGGTTAGTAgatgattgttgatgaatcATTAGATGAAGTCTTTGATTTGGAAGGTAACATTTATAGCCTCTAGTTTTATCATTCATATTCTTCTGAAACAAGATGTGCTGCATATCAATGTAAAGATTTATCCAAGTGTATCAAACCTCATTTTTAGCTTGCCGTAAAACCTCTACCTGAGTGCCATGGtgctgcattttttaaccctttcccTCTAGTGGCATTCTTTCTATTAGAGGTAtagttcaaatagagggtggcgatCTATTTTTCGATTAACCGATCAAAATTTcaggaaaataaatttaaccatgTTACACATTTATGTGGCCTATATTTGGCTCTCTCCCTGAGTGACATTAATAAATGCCGATGGCGTCAGCATTTTTTGTGAGACggttttttatatacatcaaagtatcagacaagGAACTATTTTGAGTAAAATGTGTTAGATCGATACAGTTATTGCTTATTTCTATTGCGTTGCTTAAAAAACGTTTTTGaggaaaaaactgaaaagcattggagttagaaaatggaCTCTGATATGCTGTAATAATGGTGGCTCCTGATGCTATTACACCGTATGCTGTTCCTACTGAGTATTCTAGTCGAttagtttatataaatgtttgtaagttttaaaatcagGTTGTAAATCATCTTATGGAAGAATCTGAAGACAACAAGTCGGATATAGACCTTAATGACTTCAAGTCAGTGCGTGCTTCTGGTGATTATGATAATTTTCAGGCACATGGTCACTAAAACCATAGCAACCACGACAACTAAAAAATTCCTTGACATTCGTGTAATCTAGTCATCATTACTACCATTTTGTGGAGCATTTTTTCGTGATCACTTTTTACTATGTGTTCATAAAGATTTAAggatgtcaaagtggcggtcaaatagaggtggcgttaattagagggtggcgctctaaTAGAGGTTTCACAATAACTCTATTGCTCCTCACCTTCTACAGCTATTCATCAATCTATATACTGTAGTGATCTTGTTGTGATGTCAGACTAGTTATtatctttgtttatatactcatATGGTATATTTATAGATTGTGAGGATAAACACCAAATACAACGTGATATACCTAAAGGGGCCCAACCTTCCAGGCCCACCAAGAGCATATGTGCGTATGATGGACTCACTACTGCGGCCTCACTTGCTTGCGCGAGACGCCAACCCTCCACCCATGCCGACTTTCTACCCAGAAGATGCCATCCCAGACTCACCTGAGAACATTTACCATGAGAGTCTCTTCACATATGATGACGACTTTGTATCATATGAGAATGTTGATAAGGACAAGCTGTTCCTCTATAGCAAGCCATACATATTGTATGGGGGCTGTCAGGATGGCAGGAACCACAGCTATAGGAGAGGAATCTAGTTGTTTGTGTCAAAAGACTCATTATTATTTGTGGTTTGCATTGTTTTACTTACATGATCAGTATTCAGCTCCGTGTGTATTTTGAGTTGAGTAATATACGATGGTGTGTGAGAGGTGTCTGATTTGTATTGATCAACATGCACGAAATATCTTAGTGAATAATATTGTGACCAGCTTTTCATGTTCAGAATATTTCATCAGCAGTGTTTTTCACTTACTGATATCTAAATAAAAAGATGTCAATATTTCTTGCATGCATCAACCAATGCTTGCGCACTTGCTGTACTATAAAACCAGGTGTCTGCTGCCTTTTGCTTGGACTAGTACCAGGCACCTTTTGTAGCATACTAAGCACTAGCACCAGCTGACTCCCCTGTGCTTTATTACCAGGCACCTGCCTCAAAAGCTGAGGCTAGTTAGTACTTAACTATTTGATGATAGCACCGGAGTAGCCAGTTTACCACAGCAGTCACCTTCAACAAGAGAACACCTTAAGTGTTACCAGGTACAAGATCCGCATGATCAACAGAATATCACAGATTCATTTATATTTACTTATCTACTTATAAGTAGACAACATTTGATAGCTGGTGTTATTGACAAGTTGAGGAAGTGCAAAGGGATGATTATAGATTCTCTCAAATTACCTAATTATCTTCTGTCTTCTCTACATAGTTAACTTGTCTTATCAGATGTTGATTGGCTGCCAAACCGTTTGAATGTTATTCTGACTACATCCTCACTAAGTGCTCATGTACTAGTATATGTACGATGTGAAGCACTAGGCGTATTGCAATAAAGTAAACTAAAAGTGGTGGAATTTTTTTGTCCAATGCTGTACCTCATTCTGTCAATGGTGTCGCAGTGAGGTAAGAAATTTAGTCAGGGAACCATATCAGTAtgcaaaaataaaagaaaacaccCTCAGTTCAGGAATTACAAGCTGGTAGGGTTTTTGCCATCTTGCTAGAGCATATTACATGCAAGATACATTCATTAACATGCTCATAAACTCTACTACTTAAGAGAATTGGCTTTTGACTAATAAAGGTAAATAGATCACTAGCAAACGCAATAAAAATTTGGGcatgttttacaataaaatgtaacaattttaatttgttttttcagGGTTTATAGGTTTTGTTCATAAGTAACTTGAGTATAATTTATTTAGGTATTGTGGTTTTTTTTCCGATTAAATACAAGGTACACACAGCATTgcagaaaattttatttcagcACTTTTTTAATAAAGGTAAACACGAATATAGGTCTAGAATAATCTAATTCCCTTTACATGCAACAATCATCTGCAATGGCATTAAAATGGGCTGTTATGTTGTGTCATCAAAAAAGAAAggaataaaacagttttttaaaacaaaacaggCCACAATAAAGTGATGCAAACAATTTTGGAAAAATTAATTAGTACAATtgtaagttctcaaattttttGCCTTACTTTTATACATGGACCTTGTTTTAGCAGGGTGTACACTTTCCCTACAAACTAATGATCACAGTATTTCTGGGTTTGATGCAAATGCGAATCAATCATTCATCTCGCAGCAGCGCCAATTTCAGTTCTTCAGGCTTGCAATAAATGCATACATACTTAAGACTAGTATGAAAAGGAGGTTGATTGACCAGTTTAAACAGAAGAAATGTTCGTTAGCCAATAGCAAAGCCTGAATGTCACAGCTGTGAGACCAAGGAAAGAACCACTCTGAAGACTTGGTAGAGTAATGGTATCATTTTCCTGCCTTGCTGTCTAACTGCCAGCATGTCTTCTCTTGCTCTTCTTATCCATGCCTACCTTTGGTTCTGCTGTCTTGTGACAGCTCATCGTGATTCCCTTACTTCTCGTGTTCCTCATATATATTTAGGAAATCCTTATAAAGATACATTTTTACACAAGACCAATACCACAGGATCTACTGATTTAAGGCATAACTCTGCCTATCTTGTACAACATAGAAACTATGTGCAATTAAAATGTTTCCTTTATAACTATAAACAGCTTAAATGAGTTTctgtttttaaaattcaaacttttacTATCGGCTTTTACAGCCGAATATTTTAAGAACATCCCCAGAAGATCCCAAAACGGGTAAAATGATTTTGTCATCATAAAATGAAGTTATGTAGTATTATCAGCCGCGGCTTTTTTACGATCTCATGTACGAAGCTTTTTTAGTATGCCCCATTTTATGGTTGCTAATATTACAGCTGAGCCTAATAATACCCATCTACTGTGACTTTGAACAAAGGCTATGCCAGTATAGAAGGCTACCTACATACTACACTTTTTGGCATCACAGTGATGTAAACATGACAGAAGATGGGCCAAGTGGTGGCTGCTGTGGAAAGGTATGAGATGCGCTATTGATTAGAACTGTATCTAACCTTACCTTCGCTATAGTTTATGATACTCCCTATTTAATCTACTGACTTACCTTcactatactatactatctaCCTAATCTACTGACTTACCTTCACTATACTCTAGAAAACTATCTGCCTAATCTACTGACTTGCCTTTACTATATTCTAGGATACTATCTACCTAATCTACTGACTTACCTTCACTATACTCTACTATCTACCTAATCTACTGACTTACCTTCACTATACTCTAGAAAACTATCTACCTAATCTACTGACTTGCCTTTACTATACTCTAGGATACTATCTACCTAATCTACTGACTTACCTTCACTATACTCTAGAAAACTATCTACCTAATCTACTGACTTGCCTTTACTATACTCTAGGATACTATCTACCTCTTCTACTGACTTACCTTCACTATACTCTAGGATACTATCTACATAATCTACTGACTTACCTTTACTATACTCTAGGATACTATCTACCTAATCTACTGATTTACCTTCACTATACTCTAGGATGCTATCTACATAATCTATTGACTTACCTTTACTATACTCTAGGATACTATCTACCTAATCTACTGACTTACCTTCCCTATACTCTAGAGTCTAGAATACTATCAACCTAATATATagactcactcttattattatactgTAGGACACCATCTACCTAAAAcgatattatatatacttaatTTTTACGAGTTTGTACAATTACTCAAAAAAACACTTGTGCTTTTACAGGGTGTGTTTATAACATACGGtatgacagttatttggtattggTAAGGTACAGCAAGTTGAGACTTTCAAGGACAGTGGATACATTGGTACATTAAAATGGTGCGTTCTGTACTAAATAGTTATTGATTCTACTTCTAAACTTCTTTTTGTATGTTATACCTTTATAAAATGTTAGTAAGCAGTACTTCTATAACTGTCCTTATACTTTTTAGGATCCCGATACATGGGACTGGTTGGAGTTCAATCCAGCGTTTCAGAAATTGCTAATCTGTTTTCTCCACGTGTATCAGGAGGAGACAAATGTCTCCAGTTCTGTTACTACACACCTGATACTAACAGTGTATCACTAGATGTTCTGTACAAAAGCAGTGGCAACAGACAGACAATATGGAGTCTCCCTGATGATGCTAAAGGCAATATTTGGCACACAGCCCAGGTTCAGATACCCAGTACTTCTGTAGACTATCAGGCGAGTTTATCTTATTTCCTTaataaacagcaataatggCATCATATGTGTTTCTCTAAGTGTATAATTTCTAATGTTAAAATATAGTCAGCTGGCACAACCTTTTCTTTCTATTAAAACCTTTTCAGCTGTCAGATTTTGTTCTGGCTTAGTTTCAGCTAAATAGTAAATACTCTTATAATATGCTTACATGACTCAAGTTGTCTAGAATATAAATGTTTcgtttttttaacatttcaatAAACAAGAAAAGGTGACATCACAACTATGGTTTAGTTTGGTTTACTGTAAAAACATCTTTAAGTTTTTGTTACATAAAAGACATTATGTAAACTTAGTATGACTTATTACCATGGTTACAATAGCGCTTAATTTAtcaaaaacatttcaataatgAACATGTCAATGAAAATGCCATTTAGTTTGTGTGTATTGCTTACAGATAATCTTCCGAGGAACAAGAAATGGCCAGCCACCAACTGGCACCATACTAGGGTTGAAGGATATTAGCCCGTGTCTCACTtttcagtaactcagtttttTAGTTTACTGGCAAAATTTTATAGCAGAAAATTGGTGTGGCGAGTTGACTTAAACCCTTATAAAGCAAAATGATTTGAAGGTTTGTGAAGTGTGTAAgatatttgaaatatatataaatgtacttaTGATTCTAACGCAAGTCTGGTGGTCACTATGTTACCATGCTATCAACTGGCAATAAAGtgattaattttattagtttgcaaacttgagTAATGTTTCATTATGTTCCTTTATTACTACTGCTAGCATGGTTGAGGTATCAAAGTCTGCCGCTACCTGTGACATTGTAAACATGTTTCATAAATATGTTGTTATAGACTCCaaaaaaaatgtaactttttaaaacacattttgaAGCACATATTAAGGTTTTTCTTAGGCGGTATCCCATAAAAGTATTATTGTGCAATTATGATACAGATTTAAAAGGTAGAGAAAACTGCACTCTGAAACTCTGTTTAGCAGAAATTTTTAATTGAGTAACATAAAACACAAACTACATTAACTATATGCAAGTTGAAGGTAACCAGTAATCTTTGCTATGATTAGAGCCGTGTTTGCCTGTCCGTCTTTCCATAGCCATGCTTAAAGgctaggaaaaaagattgcttttacCATTTTTGCTGAAACTTTTCTGCCTGTGCCAATCAACCGCTTTGCCATATATCTGAACAATTATGCatatagctattacacctgataatcacTTATAGTGCACCAAACTGCCAGAGTAACAATAGCTTTTTTTATCAACTTTGAACTTGATTCAACATTGTCACAAACCTTTGTATTTGATACTTCAGACTGACAGGGGTCGCCAACCATAGTAGTTGGCACTTTAGGCTGTCTAGAGTAAACGAATGACAACCTGGGTTTAGCTCTTCTGTACTCAGTCATAAACCTTTTGTGATTAATTTTGTGCCCCATAACTCCTCTGGGAGCTGGTCTAATAAAGACAGCCTGTGCACTTTCAATTTCTTCACTAAATGTGTCAGCAAACTTCTTTTAGAGTATCTTTACCGTGAGTTTAAAGGTAAGAAGAGTTGGATTTAGTAGGTCATTGAATTGAGCAGGTTGAATTGAGTCATACCTTAGTTATCATAAGCTTGTTTGCCCAACTTTGCTGCCTATAactgttttgagtgtttttaaaaatgtttctaaAGGTGTGTTTGAATTGATACCCGGTTCCTTTGGTTTAAGTGCACAGATGAATGGTGGTcagattattttattttctaatagAGCTAACTCAAACCTTTAGTCAAACGAGTTTACTTTATATGCTTCTGCAGAGTTTAGAATTGACTTACCAATTATGTTTGACACATTTCCTATTGTAATCATCAAAGTTTCCTTGCACTCGCATGAGGGTGATAGTAGCAGTAAAGACTTGGAGGTAACTTGGAGTCAGGAGTAACGAGTCTTCATTCTTTAGGGAAAGTTTTAGTTCTACGTTTTCTTCAAGAAAAACTCACTTAGTGGAATGTTCGAAAGGGGAAGCTTTTTTGCATGAAAAAAAGTTTGTGCTGTTACCTCTATATAGTAAGTACTGACTATAAACTTGCATTGACGGAAGGTTTAATAAGGCCGTTGATTAGCAGTTTCCTCTTACTGTGGCCATTAAACTTTTTTTTCTCAGAGTATTTCTACACCTTGTGGTGCTGAATAGACACCTGGGTCAGAGTTTAAATAGTACAAAGGGTGTACATCTTTAACTTTCCCAAATCAATTAGCCATTCTTGAACTCAAACCAATCATGATATTACTCACAGCTCTCTTTCATAGAAGCAATGTTTTTCATTTTCAgtgattttaataattttatcataatgTTAAGCACATGCATTGACCAGTGCTTGCATGTTTTCTAGGCACTAGCTCTAAATACCTGCTGCCTTTTTTGTAGTTATTTGGTACCGGATACCTGCCTCCTCTTGCCAAGCATAAGTAACAAGCAACTGCAACCTCTTGCTAGGGTTTAATAACAGGCACCTACAACCTCTTGTTAGGCATTAGCAACAGACATCTGCAGCCTCTTTCAAAGGAATAGTACTAAACGCCTGCCATCTGTTGCTAAGCACTAGTATATACTAGGCACATGCTGCATTTCGCTAGACACTAATACCAAATACCTGCCACTTGTTGCCAGATACTTAACTAGTCCATAATATAGTTGTTGTGGCCAGGTTATTACATAGAGTTGTCTTTTGTCAGCCCATACCTCCCTGGTCTACAAAAACAAGATGCCGATGAGCAATGGAACATTGTAAaagtgtttatatttactcatCTACTTATGAGTAATATAACATTTGATGAATGGTATTGTAAAATAAACTAGAGGAGTGCAAACAGATAACTAAATTTTTCTCTCATGCCATGATTTGTACTGATTGATGATTGGTTGATAGTGTGTTTGATATTTATTTCTTCATCATCTTCATGTTAAAGTTGCACCCTCACTGACTTTCATAACTTCTACTACTTTTGACCACGGAAAATAGTTGATTGGTCAGTTTGAACAGAAGACTAATTCAATAGCCAATAGTAAAGCCAGAGTGTCACAGTTGTAAGACCAAGGAAGGAAGGCTCTAGAGACTAGgtagaataaataatatcactttCCTGTCTTGCTGTCTAACTGGCAGCATGTATTCTCTTGCTCTCTTTATCCATGTCTACCTCTGTTTCTGTTGTCTTTTCATAGCTCATGGTGAGTCTTTTACCAGCTGTCATTAACTAGAGCATatttgagattttgttaaatatgCTCTGGTTAAATATGTTACATATTAGAGGGAATTGAATTCTGTTCAATCCATGACTTCAAGTTGCAAGGATATAGCTTAAGCCTTCATTAGCTCATTTTCATATTTACAACTCAAAGCAAGAGTGTTTTTCCTTTGTAATTTGTTTAAACCAAAGTAAAAGTGATACTGGATTTGAGACTCTTTGGTTATTCCTAAGTAGTAGTCAAGTGTAACATGTAAATTTgttatatacaactttattagTTTCTTCATTTAGAACAGATATAGGTGACTGTTGATAACTTTAGAGTAAA
Above is a window of Watersipora subatra chromosome 3, tzWatSuba1.1, whole genome shotgun sequence DNA encoding:
- the LOC137390209 gene encoding large ribosomal subunit protein uL3-like: MRRCSCLASNWSALPTSRNHQIARAETSLLYQASSVLLQKATYKKTNKTWFSRTYKPKFGHWMVEKPDSASVDFGLTESNTAYLNEKSLVLPNSPLINQPMPRRGWKENGKRTVRSGVIGIKIGVVPQWTVTGKRILCTMLQVLDNHVINYVPPGDFARSAIFQPKFKNKGYGYCVVGAISASPLEFSEEYNQLFTKSGVLPKRKLTKFVVTEDAAIAPGTPLSAQHFRVGDYMDIQARTVEMGFQGVCTRWGMKGGRASHGVTKAHRRMGSMGGGGDKGGVWRGKKMPGHMGSAWTYHRSLQIVRINTKYNVIYLKGPNLPGPPRAYVRMMDSLLRPHLLARDANPPPMPTFYPEDAIPDSPENIYHESLFTYDDDFVSYENVDKDKLFLYSKPYILYGGCQDGRNHSYRRGI